catggactatgacatctggatttgtctcgggaacacatgttccaaatcaccttgagttcctttgaaaccatgacatggaagagaaatgttctcttcaaatcgaacttctttattaacgctggcagaagtcgatgcatttcttacacctcccttcttaatcaatgtgacacatagaggaatgagcttctctaTAGATtttgatgctaacccaatgaatgcacgcacatgcctaccattttttataatggtaggtttgacggattgtgataggcatgtgtacgggacctcaattttcaagtcatggacacatttatccacttcaagctcatcgtacagaatatcaagcagttgctcatatgtcacacccttctccacgggcagaacttgattttcagcatctctgaaaatccaatccctattttcgagttcccaaacaccattgaatgcaacaaatacggaaacagtcgaatctgcaaaaaaaaaaaaaaacaaaaaaggtcaaaaagttaaactacaacataaaacagaaaatatcgatttctatcgatatTTGTCAAGTCCTATCGAGGTCACACATATCGAGTACAGTCGATGACTATCGAGGCAAGCAATcaaattaaactcttatacacctatcgagttttatcgagtaaaatcgaggcaaacaatccaattaaactcttatacacctatcgagttttatcgagtacaatcgattacaatcgagttattaaatccaattaaacttttatacacctatcgagttttatcgagtacaatcgagtacCATTGAGTTATTAattccaattaaactcttatactacacgtatcgagttttatcgagtataATCGAGTACCATCGAGTTATTAattccaattaaactcttatactacACGTATCGAGTTTTATTGAGTACAATCGAGTACCATCAAGTTATTAattccaattaaactcttatactatacgtatcgagttttatcgagtacaattgAGTACCATCGAGGTACTAACATCCTAACACTATCGAGGcacgtcgaggtccatcgagccagcatgcatgcaacacatcgagacctatcgagttcatcgaaactcatcgaggcaggaaaaaaatccagaaaaaaacgcacgaagtatccaaaattcattccgtgaaaaattgcaataaaacatgaaggcatacatagatctgttcgaaataagacaagtaatgtaaccagacaagtttcctcactacatataacaaatatatacttacccatacgattttttcCCTTAGatctgaaatccaaaatgaagtttcttgacttgaaagTACTCACAACTTGCCTCTAGATCCGAAATGCAAATTAATAGTGACTGACTTTATTTGTGTGtacgagagtttgagagatagagagggaaataAGAGATAGAGAGTGAAGATTATGAGAAAAAGCGAGggaaaattatgccaggggtattttgggtaataacGGCATTAGTAGACCAAAACGAGAGACTTATAGGGATAATGTATTTTTCAAATGGAGTTTGacttattgcattaaaaatcaaatttcccaaTGAAAAAGGATGTAGAACTATGACCATTCTAACCATTGTCTTTTGTCTTTTTGATTTAAATATTCTACTCTATGATAATCCAACATTTAATGCAATATGTATACTTTATTATGATTTTTAATaacttaattaaatattaattgatGCATGCAGTGACAAAATAACAGTCCCTCTCTATTTTCCTAAAAATGGACGCAATCTCTGTCAATGACTCAATAGTATCTTAATAGATTAACTCATctatattaacatatatatatatatatatataacacataatACTATTCTACCCAAAAGAGCTATTTTTCAACCATTAACATAAAGATACGCTCTTCGTTGTTTTATTGATCCATAATGAGAATAGTTGACAGATGTAGTACTGTTGAAGTAATTTATTAAAAAGCGACAGAGTACTCTATGAAGAAAAAATCTTTAAAATCTCTCTATATCTCTATAGACCTTCCAATTGAAAATTCTTTATTAATTTGATCAAAGCTAAAGCTAAGTAAAATAGCAACTCAGATAGGGAAATCATcactaaaatacaaaaaatagacTCAAACTTGGTGATATAATGAACACTAATAATttattcctcttttttttttaattattcaacTTTGTGCTTTTGTGTTCCTGTTTCTATCCATAGTTGGTACACTCATTTTATCACCAACGGCACTTATTTGGTAGAAAGACTCTCAACATGTCATGTAGTGAAATAAAGAAATGACAATTATACTTCGAGTAGTACTTCATCTCTATATATAATCATTCTCTAAATCAACTTTCACCAATCCAACCCAAcgcaaaagaaagaaagagaggaaaAAGGAATAGAAAATGATGAAGAACCAATTTTGCTCTAAGAGCCTTTTCCTCGTTTTCCTTCTTGTGGTCACACAGTGGTTGACCATTGAGGCCAAAACTTGCAATCCTAGTggcaaaataaaaggaaaaactCCTCCTCCAGGACAATGCAACCCGGAAAATGACTCTGATTGTTGCAAACAAGGCAAATCTTACACCACTTACAAGTGCTCACCAAGAGTCTCTGGCCACACCAAGGCAGTCTTGACACTAAACAGCTTCGAGAAAGGTGGAGATGGCGGCGCTCCCTCGGAATGCGACAACAAGTTCCACTCAGACAGCACTCCAGTGGTGGCCTTATCCACGGGATGGTTCAATAACATGCAGAGGTGTTTACAGAACATAACCATATATGGTAATGGGAGGAGTGTGAATGCAATGGTTGTGGATGAGTGTGACTCAACAGCAGGATGTGATTCTGATCATGATTTTCAGCCCCCATGTCCTAATAACATTGTCGATGCCTCTAAAGCTGTTTGGAAGGCCTTACGAGTTCCAGAAGGCGATTGGGGTGAACTTGACATTTACTGGTCTCAAGCTTGATTTCCTttgttatatataatattttatcatTGTGCTGAACTGTAGTAGCTTATCTTCTAGTCTATTTTTGAGGCTGTGTGTATTGTTTGTTTAGCGTTCCTTTTTTATATTTGAATTGAATTAATGTAATTGCATATCTTCCCTGTTATCTATTCAAACAGAAAAGTTTGGCCTTCTTTCTTCACTTTATCACTTTCTTTTTGATCTACTTTCAATTGTTAGTCTAAGAGGTTATAAGAGTAGAATGACACATCGAAAGATTAGAGGGCGGTGTACTTGTGTGAAATTGATTTTCGGAGACTAAAATATTGTCTGCatatgttgttttttttaaatatatatatatatatatatataatacaattaaAGGTATTTTAAGGGTCAATATGATTGATCTTAAATGAACTGTTACGTAACTATAAATTACTATAATAATTTAGAACATAGTCTATAATTGACGTGACTGAAAATCTATCTTATACATTATTGGCATGTGTAACGTGTTCCGGTCGCAACGGTCAAATTTACACTGGTAATTTGTTTtgttaaaatgaaaatattatcaTTCTTCGAGCCACTaatagatattttatttttttcatagagCATTTTTGCATAATTCAGAAAATTAATCGTTAAGGACGACTTAGTTTACTTTGTTAAAGCAGAATATGCACAGTGGAATTCTAAATTATTATGGTTTTGGCTCATTGAGTATATGCAAAATTGAATATTCTATTATAAGATCAATGTGAAATTAATTGTTCTTTTTCAGCCTAGCTGGTGGAGCTTAGTTTGTAGGCTAAACATCACATTAGGGGAGACGGTGTTTtttaaattaactaaaataaacTTACAAGCTAGAGAATAGTACACCTTTAAATGGTGTAatttatttgtaaaattttaaCATATATGAgcgtgtttggtaaaatttttgtttttgaattttttaaacacaaaagtagaaatataattttatttttgtttctttatttttttaaaaaaaaatatgtttagtaattatttttattttttgtttttaaaaacaaaaaataataaatgcgtttgataacttttatttttattttttatttaacaatataaggtgttgattcgaagaagagaagaaaaaaaaaattgaaaactatttaaaataattatgaaagtaaaaaaaattctattttcaaaatttaataaattttaattaaatttaaaaaaataataaataaaaatagagttaccaaacatgtttaattttcaaaattttaattaattaaataaaaaattattttttttaactgtTACCAATCAACACCGTAAAAAATAAATCTTTTTCCCAGCTCATGCATGTTAATGATTGGCCCTATTCTGATTTATGTTTTGGATTCAACCATGTTATCCAATAGCTAGAGAATCCGGTCTGAATTTTTCAGATTTTTGTTCAAATTTGGGTTTTCATTTCGTGTTTGGTCGGGTGGGTCGGGCTTCGAGTTGGGCTGGGTGCCAAAAATGGATTTGgtacaaaattttcaaaaataccattttttgggTATTTTGTTCCACGAGGATCTATATACAAAAATTCATATGCTTTTCATCATTAAGTAGTACTAATTTTCCTTATGATTCATTTATAGTATTTTAGTCACATttacttatattaaatatttggaACAAAATAAGGAGTCCCATAGAGATGGTGAAGAGATTCAAAAGTGTGGAGCAACAAAGAAGGAGAGCCCAATATTCCACTTGGCACCAGTGAACAACATATTGCCATAGAAGGGCAATTCGTGGATGAAATAGAGAGTGAAAAGAGCCATAGCTACAAATTTTGAGGAAGCAcacacatattatatatatactagatataacTTGTTGCATTGCAcgtttacttaattttatttatagaatttattaattatttttattaaatttatatcaatgtcatatgaatttcaaataaatattatattttaattaaataatttatttatttttgtttaaggttatgtttgttctagtttttgaatttgagagtgacaacaagagattatatattatatgtttaatgtaatattaaatattataagtagattttaaatttaagtttcttactagtttttttaaaaaaatattttgttgctatttgacagtagattatattatatgtttaatatgatactattctaataagtgagtttaagtttaattaaattttatttaagttataaaacatatgattttattatttttaaataattatcattgtaaaatatctaaaaaatattatattttaatttgcttaattaattattatttttaaacaattatcattatatatatctaaaaaatatatttttttagttttttaattatttattttattttattgtatttgagtttaagtatttacaaactaccgttataagaatattctgttaaatataataatattctgttaaagttaacattaaaaaaataaaaatcgttaaaaccaagaatttttgttatctacacacttattatatagaagagatatcttTTATCTAACCTATAATAACACTAATCGATCGGAGCCATTAGGGAGAGAGGTCGAGGGCTGCTGTGGACGGAGGGCTACATCAGAGGGCTGCGGTGGACCTACAGGCCGTGTGGTGCTGCTGCGAAGGGCTGACGCCGAGGGAGAGCAAGGAGGGCTGGGCTTGGGCGGAGGGCGGTGTTGTGGCCGCTAGTGGGTCTCAGAAGAGAAAGGTCAGGCGGCTACAGAtcaaagatagagagagaaagggtcggGGCTTTGCGTTTTTTTTAGAAGATGAATCATGAGTgacaaaatcaaaataaatgaattaggattttttttaattctattcGTTTTCGGATCTAAACCCAAACTCGTGGCACCAAatatttaaaactaaaaatagGGTTTTTGAGTTGCAAGTAGTGGGGGTTCGCGAATTTTGCAGATCAAATGTCCACCTAGTAcccaatttaatttatttttaaaattttaagatatAATAAACAAAGTTTTTTCCCAACTCACCCATGTTAATGATTGGCCCTCTTAAGATTCTGAAATGTGTTTTGGATTCAGCCAAGTCATCCAATAGCTAGAGAAATTATCATAAAGATACAAAAATAGGATTAGATGGTGATAtaatcaaaattttcatttaccATTTTCCTTTCTTGTGATTTACCTATATAAAGTACTTTGTACTTATTATGTGCCCCtaccattattattatttaaaagtgTACAATGCTCAGGCTATCACCAACGTTACTTCTAAGAAAAAAATAACCAAGGAAAGTCAAACAGAGTAAAGCTATGccacgtgtatatatatataagttaaccTATATATGTATAGCCAAACACTAAATCAATTTGTACAAGAAAAAGATGATGAGCTATACTTCTTCATCAGCTCTCTGTTTTCTCCTAGTCCTTATTACAACCAACTTATTGACCATTAATGAAGCTAAAAGCTGCAATCCCAGTGGCAAAATAAGAGGAAAAAAGCCTCCTCCAGGACAATGCAACCCTGAAAATCACTCAGAATGCTGCAAAAAAGGCAAGTTTTATACCACTTACAAGTGCTCACCTCCAGTGTCTAGCCACACCAAGGCAGTTTTGACAATCAACAGCTTCAAAAAGGGTGGAGATGGCGGCGGACCCTCGGCTTGTGACAACAAGTTCCACTCAGACAACATTCCGGTGGTGGCCTTATCCACAGGATGGTTCAACAGCAGGCAGAGGTGTCTACAGAACATAACCATACATGGGAATGGGCGGAGTGTGAAGGCAATGGTTGTGGATGAATGTGATTCAAGAAGAGGGTGCGATGCCGATCATGATTTTCAGCCCCCATGTCCTAATAACATTGTGGATGCCTCTAAAGCTGTTTGGAAGGCCTTAGGAGTCCCCAAACATGATTGGGGTGAACTTGATATCCTCTGGTCTAAAGCTTGATTTTCTTCTCTATGTATGCAAATAATTGTTATCATATATGCATAatgggaaagctgaagggttgaaTAATTGTGCAAATTATTATTTGATTGGTCATGTCTCATATCCAAGAATATTGTAGCTTTTGATTTTGTACCCTCAGGTGTATttctaatataattattaataaatcttcttttccttttttttttaactcatCTGAAGTTTTTGATGGTTGGGTATTTAGAGTAAATTGTTATATAGAAATGTTAACATGCACGCAGTCAGTCATTCCTTATTATTTGCCTTCGAAATTTTAACGAGTTGCCCCTAATTTTTACATTATGTTTGAACATGCTACATATGTATATAATGTACATTAAAATGAAATATAGGCATATGAATAATTCTATACATATATGCggaattgatatatatatatatagattgaacATGTACGAAGAGAGGATCGAATATTATATTAGAGTAAATAATTAGAACGAGTACTCGGGTTtacaagctctcactaactctttagatggagttactgaaagtcagaatgagcagtgaacttggggaccggtactctatatttatagagtgagacctaccatcaaaGTCTCTGCCACAGTTACAGAGGTTAAGATATTCTCTCAACTTAGTTGAGATATTTCCTCTATTTAGTTAGGAAATTCAAATTGGGTTTAACAGataaatgttgaccattaattttaatatattaaatgaataaaaaatcaattagttataacaaattaatttttaatatatatcattataaaatattccaacattctcccacttggttaaCATTTAATTAATGTATAACTTAATCCCAAATATtatccctgttagataataaaaacatgaatcatggcgataggtcctcCTTTAACGatgagtattatcttccatgtattacaatgtATTTATTACATAACGGTGTactttatgtggctatgtacttaaacgaataaaccttatgtttattcaggttctatgaagataaaattttctcaaataaaattaagatgcgcataaatatgagaaaacatcaaaataagagtttcattgataataactccagtttgtacaataaatttacataagggaaccaagtcccatattcactacatgatccttgaatttatgaggtggcaagcctttcgtcataagatcagcaatcatcaattcagtgctaatgtgttaaatgaccactttattttctttaacacgttctcacggctaagtacttgatgtcgatgtgcttgcttcgactaccactcttgttgttcttagccatgaatacagcagctgaattgttgcagaacattctcaatggcctaaatatagaatctacaactctaaggcctgaaatgaaactctttagccatacaccatgcgatgtagcctcaaaacatgaaacgaactcggcttccatagtagaagtagtagtcaaggtctgtttgttactcctccatgatatagctccaccggcaaacataaacacgtaaccagaggttgatttacgtgaatcggtacaaccagcaaagtctgaatctgagtagccaactacttctaggttgtcggttcgtctgaacatgagtttgtaatccttagtaccctgaagacacctcataactttctttgcagctttccagtggtctaatccagggttactctgaaatcttcctagcattccgacagcaaaggcaatgtcgggtcgtgtacacacctgagcatacatcaagcttccaacagcagaagcatatgggatgttcttcatttcttccttttcaaaatcattcttttgtaatgacccaactactctagtcTTTGGACCATTAACGGAAACTAAACAttgacactaatccttaataatacttacaagtgaaaagatcataactttattaaaacttgtaaaaaggaaattttaaacttacataaaatctcaagtaggatatgggatcccattgttttgaaaacaaaacataacaaaatggtaattaaaaagagattacataaagaagtgcggaaaaatacacataaaaccataagtaaagacttcatcctcgaaaccgaaactttcgactccttgaatccattccgcctcaatacacattcccaagcatccaagaacctttcccgccactacagctattttcctgcacatataaacataaaaggaatgagcctaatgcccagcaaggaaaatctaacatatagccatatacataaaaattcataatgcaacataaaaacataccataacacttatgtcacatacatactataatggccattattacttggggtcccataaactaagcaagtcatatgcccattagattagtggggtcttgctagctaagcaagtcatatgcccataatctatttggggcttgttagtcatataggtcatatgcccaagtctacaatcatacttaacataacatattacatgacataaaatcataagataacatataaaagcatataacacataaatcctatcctattttccttaccaaaataaccgggatatgagaactgatttgggaccttggaacactcctaaaaaccatttataatagggtgagtatattgaagaaaaatggatgaaagtgatgagggaactatactatcaaaatatacttaccaaaaaccttgtgctcaagaacctagatttcctaaccaagaataggaataaggttagaatatgagtagaagactatgagaactttaaagaaaataatacagaaatggactagagtttgggataccttgaagacttatatgaccaatctaaaccttgaaccgaaatgtgaataaaccttacttccccaagtgtttgataagcttataatgatcaagcttataattcccaacctaagtgtttacactctcacactcacctagcaacttgcagcctctgaacttagagtaatagatgaataaatggctgggtactaggtcctatttatagagtttaggaatgaagagatcttcatttaacttgaataaaaataatggctttttaagtgaaaaacatttgaattatcgttcagtagaggctgaagactcgttcaaaaagatgttggacttatcaagaggttgaaggtttgaatggagaacgtttttgaaaactttcaaaatatgttgagagaggcgatatatcgccccctgtaggcgatatattgcctgggccagtatgcccgaggcaatcgtgcaacgtttcgtgtttttcgtatcttcgtgctgcgatatatcgccccctatagctgcgatatatcggcatatgctgaatatttaaacatgaaattacacatttttagcttaatttaaattgagtaaacagccttgactaagccttctaacgttttcaaagctgctgactgaccctagggtattcaaattttaaccttaatagatttattccccaaaaatacttaatcattattatatatacacatgacatgtgctattatcttattgggtcttatctaaaccttatattataataaatattaccttcaatatcagtcatattaatcaaaccttaggttaaaattaatattcttaaactataggttaaacttagaaaatctacaagtattactatgagtgtccaaataaatctcggtctgaaccaaaaatccacagtcataaagataatactactattactataatactactatctaactagctaatgagtctttctttgtgtctctcaatgttgcctaatgagtctttctttgttttgaagacccatttacacccaatagcactcgccccattaggcaactcaacaagatcccagactcagttgctcttcatagaattcatttcttcgttcatggcattgtaccacagttccgattctttgctattcatagcttgtgaaaacatttctggatcattttcggcaccaatattgtagtcagattattgcaaatacacaatgtagtcactaggtatcgccgattttgtcgtcctagtggatcttcttaaggctacaccagcaaGCTCCTGAGGAGCGGGTGgttcaacttgttgttcaaaaattataggcaactcctgaacaacttgatccatttgaacttcaacattgacttgtggatcttcaacaattggctgtggtggttcaacatccattttGACTTCAGGGGTGTTATgaaccacaatcaatcttgctcttgaggtggagggttctaaaagatctttctcagaacctaagttcttggattgatcactcccattaatcaaggcattttcaagaaattttagattccttgattccacaatcctagtgctatgagatggacaataaaacttgtaaccttttGACCTTTCAGCgtatccaataaagtatccactgATGGTCCTTGggtctagtttcttttcttgtggattgtataccctaacttcagatgggcatccccaaatgcgtacatgttgtaaactcggtttccaacctttccataattcaaaaggagtttttgagactgccttggttggaactcgatttaatatgtacacggatgtctttagagcttcattccacaaggatttaggaagtttagggttgttgctaagcatactccgcaccatgcccatcaatgttcggtttctcctttctgcaacaccattttgctcgggtgtatcgggcatggtatattgggcaacaatcccattttcttgaagaaactttgcaaaagggccaggtgcttgtccatcttcagtgtatctgccataatattctccacctctatctgatctcactatcttaattttcTTGTTGCATTatttctctacttcagctttaaatatcttaaagacatctaacactttgcttttgttatgaagtaagtagatatacatgtagcgtgagtaatcatctatgaaagagatgaagtatttctgaccatatgagtccatgtctggactacatatatcagtatgtatgatttctaataggtcggaactcctatggacaccatttttcttagacttggaggtatgctttcccttaatgcaatccacacgagtatcaaaatcagtaaaatctaaggtattgagtaccccatcttttactaaccttctaattatatcaatggagatatgtcccaatctccggtGTCATAATatagaggaattctcattcataacacatcttttattgccagcATGAACATGCACagtattataagcggtattgttttgtaaattaaggcagtaaagaccatAAAAAATataccatttccaacacattcagatttattatataaattaaaagatttgtttgaaaatgtaaaggaaaaaccaaaaggtacaagtcttgaaatggaaatcaagtttctagagaaacttggtacataaaatgccttttctaactttaaaacaaaaccgctacttaaaactaaatggcacgttccaatagcctccccatgtgagcccatcttgttttcggataagatgctttgctcacaTCCCATTGGgttccttaggttttgtaaaccttgcaaggaatttgaaatgtgaatttttgatccagaatcaatccaccatgtgttaatattagcattagccatattagattcataacatatgaaggaaattggattacctttgtcatccatccatttcttgaacttggtgcTTTCCTTTTTCGtatgtcccttctttttgcagaagaaacacttgatggaatccttctttatttcgccttggggaggcactttatttttccctttgtccttcttggatggtttgcgtttcttcccttgggtggccatgtgagactttcaccttgttcct
This genomic interval from Humulus lupulus chromosome 8, drHumLupu1.1, whole genome shotgun sequence contains the following:
- the LOC133793662 gene encoding putative ripening-related protein 5; translation: MMKNQFCSKSLFLVFLLVVTQWLTIEAKTCNPSGKIKGKTPPPGQCNPENDSDCCKQGKSYTTYKCSPRVSGHTKAVLTLNSFEKGGDGGAPSECDNKFHSDSTPVVALSTGWFNNMQRCLQNITIYGNGRSVNAMVVDECDSTAGCDSDHDFQPPCPNNIVDASKAVWKALRVPEGDWGELDIYWSKSCNPSGKIRGKKPPPGQCNPENHSECCKKGKFYTTYKCSPPVSSHTKAVLTINSFKKGGDGGGPSACDNKFHSDNIPVVALSTGWFNSRQRCLQNITIHGNGRSVKAMVVDECDSRRGCDADHDFQPPCPNNIVDASKAVWKALGVPKHDWGELDILWSKA